The window GTGTCAGCGAGAGTTCACACTGTAGGCATGATGGCAGAGGCTAGAATTTGAAACAGTAGAGAtgcagggagaagaagataacTTGCTCACGAAGGGGGGTTGTTTGATGCTGATAGATTGATAGGGATCTTCTCGCTGGTATTGAGTGATTGCTAAGTGAGTGATGGTAGTGATGATGCTTGAGAGAGAGCGTTGTTGATCGAACAAGACTCGGTTGAAGGtgggtgaagatggaaggaagaagaggaaagaaagcaaggGAACGCGtcagaagaaaacaaataCACGGGGCAACGGGGACTGGAAAACCACCAGCTGGCAGATCAGTAACACGGTCAACCTCAACGCGTGCTGGGCACAAATAAAAACAAGGTACTGGTAGAGACTGGCGGCCAGCTGTCAAAAACGTTTTATATCCAATGAGGAAAATGGACGGACGGACGAGGAGATGCAAAATCAGTAACCAGCTGGCAAATGATGGCTGTCAGGGGCAACGCGAACACTCGGGGACAACGATAGAAGTAGAGGCGTGTATCTGGCCAAAGATGCGTGGGTGTAAAATATGAACGAATGATGATTATagatggaaaaagagagCTTGAAATTGTAttaaagatggagaggatggaggtgATATTTATTACTACGGACGAGGAAGGGGGGGCTTGGTTGCGCTGGACTCTTCCGTGCACGGCACTTTCGTACAAATATCAGAGCATAATCTGCCACCGGCTATTTTCATTTTACGGCAAGAATTCAAATCATTGCGATATCGTAATTCAATTGGTCTATAGTGCATCTCAGCAACTTTCGTATCCTGTATAGTTGATATAGATGCTGTGTTTGGCCTAATAGGAGAAAAAGCTTAGAGTGTTCATGGGCATCTACCTACTAGGTGCCTTATCTAAAATCCTCCTCTCACGAatggcttctctctctcctttgtATATACCGTGGATTCATCTAGGTATAATTTACATCTCTGTGTTCTATCAACTGTTCCTACTCGCCATATCAAGTAGTAAGGCATCAACACCTCCAGTAAAACACAATCAGGTAAAGCGCTGGCCCGAAAAGAACAAGGCCCCTTGTCATTAACAACTCCCAGATGCGGCAAAAGGAATGCGGAAGAAAATACATTATCCAATCATACGCTGCCGTCTAGATTGTTTCGGCATATTTGATCTATcttttgatgatgctgatatCCAGGATTTCTCAACAGCCTTTGACCCACCGATCGCTTTCTAGGGCGGTTCACATTTCCGCGCCGCTTATTTCCCACTTAATACAGATCACGACACAAATCCCGAGGTATCAACTGCGTGCTTATTCTGACGAAACACTAATCACAGATCCCATGATGCCATATATAAGGATGTAGACAGTTATGTCAGAATCCTGATTAATCAACGGATGAATCCATCCACGGAATTCTCATCCCCACGCCGCCGCTTTTTTTCCATGGACCGAACTACGGTAATCTGCCATTCCCGATCCAAGCCGCGGGGCAACAGTAATTCCCCGTTCCAGACAAACTACCATCATAGTTTAGCTAGAGCTCACCTCAGCTCTCtagctgttgctgttgggtcccttttttttgttggccTGCGGAGCCGATTCcgcttctctcctccttcttcactTCCCTCGGCTTATTATATATAGTCTCCCATGACCTCCCGTGTGCTTCGGCCTCTGGCTCTCAACTCCAAGCAATTTGCCCCGCGCCCATCAATTCAGTACCCCGCCGCCCTCAGATTCTTTTCCTCAGCATCCGTCAAAATGGCAGACCGCGTCCACCGAATCACCATGTTCAAGCTCCCCAGCGAGGAgagccagaagaagctcatcgaggAGTACAAGACCCTCAAGGAGAACAACCGAAAGGTGAATTGagctcttctttcccttATTAAATATGAAGCTACATACTTTGGGCGCAGTGATCACATCAAATCCAGCCCCTCATGAAAATGCCCCTCACTCTTTGACTCCAGGGGAGATTCTCAAAAAGCTGACCTGACTTGTGTATAATTCCAGGACGGCCAGCCTTACATCCTCTCCATAGCCGCTGGCCCCGCCGAGCCCGACCAGCGCTCCCAGGGCTTCACCTTCGTCTCAAAGTCCGAGTTTGCCAGCCTCGAGGACATGAAGTACTACGACGAGGAGTGTGTCGCCCACCAGGCCCTCAAGAAGGTGGCCATGACTCTTGGTGTCGAGGGCATCATGACCGTCTACTTCAAGCCCCAGGTCGTCGGAGGTGTCGCGCCCTGAAAAAAGCCGTTCCTCTCTGATCTGATGGAGTCCGGGACAAAAATGTTCGATGCAAGTAAGCGCTTGCATTGAGATGAAAATAGACGCCCGCCTTtagaagaagacaaaaaaaataaaaataaaataaagtaaactCAACacaaaaaaata of the Trichoderma breve strain T069 chromosome 4, whole genome shotgun sequence genome contains:
- a CDS encoding stress responsive a/B barrel domain-containing protein yields the protein MADRVHRITMFKLPSEESQKKLIEEYKTLKENNRKDGQPYILSIAAGPAEPDQRSQGFTFVSKSEFASLEDMKYYDEECVAHQALKKVAMTLGVEGIMTVYFKPQVVGGVAP